The Hymenobacter swuensis DY53 genome includes the window ATGGGCACCGAGGCCGACGGCCTCACGCCCGAACTTATGCAGGCCTGCGACCAGACCATCATCATTCCCATGCGCGGGGCCATTGATTCGCTTAACGTGAGCACTGCCACGGCCATTCTCACGTTTGAAGCCGTTCGGCAGCGGGAGTAGCTGGCCTTAGGGTGGATCCGGTTGCTGAGTTCTTATTTGATTGTCCGCTGCCAGCTCCATATACTGGCTCCCAGCACCAGAGCAGTACCCAAAGCCATAATGCTCAGCATCATGGTTAACGACCACGCATAAAGCAGACTGCCGGTAAGCACTACGCCCAGGCCCAGCCACCAGAGGGCTTCGGGGCCGGGGCCGGCGGTGTGCCAGACCGGCAGCGGTGCCGTCTGCCGGGGCGGGTACAGCACAAATTTGAGGCGCTGAAAATCATGGAGCAGCAGGCCCAGCGTCAGAATCAGAAAGCCGGTGGTAAAAAACGGCGTGCCCGTCCAGTTCAGCGACCAGGTAAGGAAAATGATGTTGAGCCACATGGGCACCAGCAGCACGGCCCCCAGCAGCGCAAAGCGGCCCGTCAGGAGCAGAAAGCCAATCAGCAGCTGGGCTACGCCAATAAACTGCGCGTATAAAACCAGCCCGTTTTCCGTGAGAAACGCGTGGTCCATAGGTGGCCCCATCAGGCCGGGCAGATGATTATCGGAGAGTTTGTACAGGCCTCCGCCCAGCATAAACGCCCCTAGCAGCAGGCGGCAGCCCAGCACGTATGCGCGCCGCCGCCACCCACCCAGCCGCAGGGCCAGTATCGTAGCTAGCAGGGGAAGGAGCAGGATAAGCCCATAGACTATAACAGGTGGCATAACGAAGGAAAGTTAAGGACGGCGAAAGATGGTCTTCCCAGTCTTTTGCTTCTCATCTAATCAACCAACTACTGCCCGGACGCCCGGAAACCCGCATTTCCCCGGGCTTTTGCCCGCCGCTTGTTCTCTTTAGCGCAGCAGACAAGTAGCTTACCACCAGATTAGTTCTCCGCCGCGCGCGGTAGCATGCACGTTCAACTGCTCATCGAACAGCCAGAAGTCGGCCGCGTAGCCGGCTTCCAGGTAGCCTAGCCGGTTATCGAAGCCTAATACGCGGGCCGGGTAGAGGGACGCCATCCGCAGGGCTTCATCCAGTGGAATGCCCACTTGCTGCACGCAGTTGCGGATGGCTACTGGCAGGGTCAGAGCCGAGCCGGCCAGAATGCCCTGCGCATTCACAAAATGGTTGGCCTGCTGCTGAAACCGGTAAGCGCCCTGCCAGCTGTCGGTCACGGCATCAGTAATCAGAAACAGTCGTTCCCCCAGAATCCGTTTGCTGATGCGCACCGAGGCAAAATCACAGTGTACGCCATCGGCAATGATGCTGGCCTCGGCTGCCGCGTCATCGTATACGGCCCCCACCAGCCCCGGCTCCCGGCCCTGTAGCGCCGACATAGCGTTAAACAGGTGCGTGGCGGCGGTAAAGCCCTGTTGGAAGCCGGCCGCCGCCTGCGAATAGGTAGCATTGGAGTGCCCCGCCGACAGCACCACGCCGGCTTCGCGCAATCGGGCCAGGACGGGGGCGGGGGCCATTTCCGGGGCCAGCGTCATCATCTTCAGCACACCATCGGCCTGTTGCAACAGTTCTTCGACTTCCGCCACGGTGGGCGTGCGGATGAACTCAGCCTGGTGCGCGCCTTTTTTGGCGGGGTTGATATACGGCCCTTCCAGGTGAATGCCCAGCAGCCCCGGCTGCTGCCGCTGAAACTCCCGGCCTGCTTCCAGGGCAGCCAGCATCATCTGCCAGGAGTTGGTGGGCATGGTGGCCAGTACCCCCGTGGTACCGTGCCGGAAAGAGTGGCTGCACAAAGTGGCAAGCGCCTCGGGCGTGGGCGTCACAGAAAAAAGCTCCCCTGCGGCCCCGTACACCTGCAAATCCAGCAGGCCGGGGGCTAAGCTCAGACCCCTGACGTCCACGGTGGGTACGTCGGTGGGGGCGGCCTCCTCGGGCAGTACTGCCTCGATCAGCCCATCCTTCACTAGCAGCGTATGGTGGGGCAGCAGGGTGGAACCGGTGTACACAAGGCAGTTGCGAAGCAGGTAGCGCATGAGGGCGGGAAAAGCCAGAGGCAAGGAGAGACGCGAAGTTGGCAGGTTCCCGGCAAACGTCCGCTGCTTATCTTGTCTCGGTTTCTGCCGCCGCCATTCTCATGCCGTTCCTAGCGCCTCTTTTCGTCCGTAAGTCATGGTGGCCCCGCCTGCTGCTGGGCGCGTTGCTGGTGGTACTGGGGTTTGGGGCCTGTTCCACCTCTGAGTTTATCACCGAAAATGCCTCTCTGCAGGCTCCGTTGGTACTGCGTTACCGCATCCAGAAGAATACCCGGCTACTGTTTAGCTACTACGATACGCTGGCTACCGAAGTGCTCTACCACGGCCGGCCCCTACTCCCCATTACTCTCTGTCAGCCCGATTCGGGTTTGCCTACGCTGGGACGGTTGCAGCGGCTGCCAGCGTATCCGGCCCGGTGGCTGCTGCGGGTGCAGTGCCTGGTGGGGCAGGAGCCGGTCAACATCGTGTATTTGCTGCGCCTGACTACCGCCGGGCCGCGCCTCTACCGCGTCGGGGCTGACAACTCCGGCTACTACTCGCCGCCTTTCAACCTGGCGGCCGATACCGGGGCCGTATGGGTACCGCGCACCGATACTTCCGGCACGCTCTTCGACCTGAAGCAGCTCCGGGGCTTTCCAGTGTGGTTTCCGGCTTTCCCCGATTCCATCAGGGGTAAGTTTGATGAGCCGACGGAAGTGCACTCCCTGGCCCCCGACCGGCGGACGCTGGCCCGCTTGTTCAGCCCAGATACGACCACCTCAATTCTCACAGACAATGGCCCGGCGCGTCGTACCACGGCCCACGCGCCGGCTGTGTACCTTGATGAACGTGACGTTACAACCGGCCGCCTGCATCGGCAGCATCTGCCCGGACGAGTGCTATCGGCCGAAAATCCTTTCCACAATACCCGCTGGCAGCAGGAT containing:
- the nagA gene encoding N-acetylglucosamine-6-phosphate deacetylase; translation: MRYLLRNCLVYTGSTLLPHHTLLVKDGLIEAVLPEEAAPTDVPTVDVRGLSLAPGLLDLQVYGAAGELFSVTPTPEALATLCSHSFRHGTTGVLATMPTNSWQMMLAALEAGREFQRQQPGLLGIHLEGPYINPAKKGAHQAEFIRTPTVAEVEELLQQADGVLKMMTLAPEMAPAPVLARLREAGVVLSAGHSNATYSQAAAGFQQGFTAATHLFNAMSALQGREPGLVGAVYDDAAAEASIIADGVHCDFASVRISKRILGERLFLITDAVTDSWQGAYRFQQQANHFVNAQGILAGSALTLPVAIRNCVQQVGIPLDEALRMASLYPARVLGFDNRLGYLEAGYAADFWLFDEQLNVHATARGGELIWW
- a CDS encoding DoxX family membrane protein: MPPVIVYGLILLLPLLATILALRLGGWRRRAYVLGCRLLLGAFMLGGGLYKLSDNHLPGLMGPPMDHAFLTENGLVLYAQFIGVAQLLIGFLLLTGRFALLGAVLLVPMWLNIIFLTWSLNWTGTPFFTTGFLILTLGLLLHDFQRLKFVLYPPRQTAPLPVWHTAGPGPEALWWLGLGVVLTGSLLYAWSLTMMLSIMALGTALVLGASIWSWQRTIK